The window ATGGAAAGCTTTCCTTTTTTCTTTTAGAAAATTGGGATGCTTTTTTGTTTACAGACACTTGGTCTGTCTTATTTGCTTTATGCCGAGTAATTTGGTATATTTCCTTTTCGAAATGAAAGTGCCATCGGGCTTTAAAAATTTCCTATAATTTTATCTTTATACTACAGCTAATTAATTGTTTATTGGATAGTTTTTAGTGTAAGTGTTTGTTTTGTAGCATTCTAGTATTATTATCTTAAATTTGCTCTCACTAAGTTTCGATTATAAATCTATAATTAACTATAAATAATCTATATTATGAAAACCTTAAAAATTACATTAGTAGCCATTTGTTCAATCGTATTATTAACAGGAGTAAGTGCTTTAAATAAAACGATACCAAATAAAGGTAATACCAATAAAGAAGTGAAAACTCCAGAAGTTAAATTGTTAGTGTTAACAGAAATTAAAGGAAAGAAGAAGCCGACTAACGGATAGTATAATTATTCAATGTACTTATGAAAAAGCTTTTAGTTTAGATTGAAAGCTTTTTCATTTGATATGTTTTTATTACTTATTAGTAGTTTATTTATTATAATTTTGAGTCACTAAATACTTATAGGGTTTTGTTTAGACTTTTTTTATTCTTTTTCACGTTTTCTCTAGCTCATGGGCAGGTGAAAATTAGTAATTCCAAGTTGGATTCTATATTGAAATATAGAAATTTATCTAATGATAATAATTTTGATATTGATATTAGGATTGTTAATGCTAAACATGCTGTTTTACTATCCAAAAAATATAATATAGATTCGACAATACTGTATAGTAATAAGAAATTGTCATACTTATATCTATTAGAGGATGACTTCGTACCATTAAAATCTATTAATAAAGAAAATTTAATTTTAGCAAAAAGACTAAAAGATTCTGCTGCTATGGCAGATGCTAATTATATTCTTGGTTATATTAGTGATGAAGAAGTGCAATTAGATAGTGCTTATCATTATTATTATAATGCTGTAAAGATTTTTAGCAGTCTTAATAATTATGAAAAAGAAGGAGAGTTATTGCTAAATATGGCTAACATTCAGGAATCTGAAAGAGACTTTGTTGGAGCAGAAATAAATGCTATAAAAGCAAAAAAGATAATAGAACTTCTTCCAGCTAATGACAATAATTTGCATACGCTTTGGTCTATTAATAATTTGATTGCAACTATATCTGGTCAGTTACAGTTATATGATAAGGCTTTAGAGTATCACGACCTTGCTATTGTTAATGCATCAGAAATGAAAGACGGCTACTATAATTTATTATACTCAAAAAGTAACATAGCTTCTACTTACAGACGAAAAGGATTGTATGTTGACGCTAAAGATAAATTTACCGATATTCTTAAGGATGAAAGATTGAAGAGTAACGACTCTTCATCGTATTCTGTTATCACCGCCAATTTAGCTTATTCAAAATACCTAATTAATCCGATTGATCCTGATATCAATCCGTTGTTTATGGAATCGATTAGAATTGCTAAAAAATTAAATGATCAATTAACAATGATGTCTTCAGGGGCTTATTTTGCGGAGTATTTAAACACAATCGGTAAAAAAGATTCTGCTAGGTATTATAATAATTTGTCATATAAAATTGCTAAAAAAGCGAATGTAAATGAGGTTATTCTTCAAACACTAGTAACAAAAGCGAGTATTGATGTGGATTCCTCTAGATATTATTTAACGGAACACATAAAGCTTAATGATAGTTTGATCTTAGCAGAGCGTTCGATAAGGAATAAATTTGCCAGAATAGAGTTAGAGACTGCAGAAATAATAGAAGAGAACGAACAGATGTCTAGGCAGCGACTTTGGTTAATTATAACCTCTATTGGTCTATTAATAGTCTTATTTTTTCTGTATATAATTAAATCTCAGAGGGAGAAAAATAAAGAACTGCAGTTAGAAAGGCAGCAACAAGAAGCTAATGAAGAAATTTACACACTTATGCTGTCTCAGCAAGATAAAATTGACGAGGCTAGGGGGCTTGAGAAAAATAGAATTTCGCAA is drawn from Psychroserpens sp. NJDZ02 and contains these coding sequences:
- a CDS encoding sensor histidine kinase, translating into MKYRNLSNDNNFDIDIRIVNAKHAVLLSKKYNIDSTILYSNKKLSYLYLLEDDFVPLKSINKENLILAKRLKDSAAMADANYILGYISDEEVQLDSAYHYYYNAVKIFSSLNNYEKEGELLLNMANIQESERDFVGAEINAIKAKKIIELLPANDNNLHTLWSINNLIATISGQLQLYDKALEYHDLAIVNASEMKDGYYNLLYSKSNIASTYRRKGLYVDAKDKFTDILKDERLKSNDSSSYSVITANLAYSKYLINPIDPDINPLFMESIRIAKKLNDQLTMMSSGAYFAEYLNTIGKKDSARYYNNLSYKIAKKANVNEVILQTLVTKASIDVDSSRYYLTEHIKLNDSLILAERSIRNKFARIELETAEIIEENEQMSRQRLWLIITSIGLLIVLFFLYIIKSQREKNKELQLERQQQEANEEIYTLMLSQQDKIDEARGLEKNRISQDIHDGILGKLFGVRLSLDGLNLSSTTEAIKQRSVYITELKNIEEEIRKVSHELNSDFIQKEGYLNIIKTLVEAQMTAYGIAYKLYIQEDIKWDNLNNKTKIHVYRILQETMQNTYKHAKATLVDISFQLKNNVLILTVVDNGEGFDLQKAKKGIGLKNIETRIQEIKGELIIDSIINKGTKIIIKVPALEN